The Exiguobacterium acetylicum genome includes a window with the following:
- a CDS encoding S-ribosylhomocysteine lyase has product MALQKMNVESFNLDHTKVKAPYIRVAGYKEGKVDQVVKYDIRFTQPNVEQMPMRAMHTLEHLLAENIRNYSDDVIDVSPMGCQTGFYMAMMNFDSVEKMSELVEKTLNDVLAAEEIPAQNEVQCGFASAHDLKGAKHYAEKMLAGRDEWDIVFG; this is encoded by the coding sequence ATGGCACTTCAAAAAATGAACGTCGAAAGCTTTAACCTGGATCACACGAAAGTCAAAGCACCTTACATCCGCGTCGCAGGATATAAAGAAGGTAAAGTGGACCAAGTCGTAAAATACGACATCCGTTTCACACAACCAAACGTTGAGCAAATGCCGATGCGTGCGATGCACACACTCGAGCACTTACTTGCTGAAAACATCCGCAACTACTCGGATGATGTCATCGATGTTTCGCCAATGGGATGCCAAACAGGTTTCTACATGGCGATGATGAACTTCGACTCGGTCGAAAAAATGAGCGAACTCGTTGAGAAGACGTTAAATGACGTCCTCGCAGCAGAAGAGATTCCAGCGCAAAACGAAGTCCAATGTGGATTTGCAAGCGCACATGACCTCAAAGGAGCGAAGCACTATGCCGAGAAAATGCTTGCCGGTCGTGATGAATGGGACATCGTCTTCGGATGA
- a CDS encoding DinB family protein, whose product MRQELVELQFAIAYYQSLERLSPEEWNLPLALNKWTVLECVSHLYLWDRFYYDHAISKLPDEPLTLVETDFDQFNRLAVEYAHHIDPLALLKKAISVRRDIVDHLDRLSDAQFEATYDDFRPLEFVESFVAHDAHHQDQIDGALARLKQK is encoded by the coding sequence ATGCGCCAAGAATTGGTTGAACTGCAATTTGCGATTGCCTACTATCAATCCCTTGAACGTTTGTCGCCAGAAGAATGGAATCTGCCGCTTGCCCTTAACAAGTGGACCGTCCTTGAATGTGTCAGCCACCTCTATTTATGGGACCGTTTTTATTATGATCATGCTATCTCGAAGTTACCGGACGAACCGCTGACGCTTGTCGAGACGGATTTCGATCAGTTCAATCGACTGGCGGTCGAGTATGCGCATCATATCGATCCGCTTGCCTTACTGAAGAAAGCGATTAGTGTCCGGCGTGATATCGTCGATCACCTCGATCGTCTGTCTGACGCGCAATTTGAAGCGACCTATGATGATTTTCGACCGTTAGAATTCGTCGAGTCGTTCGTTGCCCATGACGCCCATCATCAAGATCAGATCGACGGGGCGCTCGCACGCTTGAAGCAGAAGTGA
- a CDS encoding 3-hydroxyacyl-CoA dehydrogenase/enoyl-CoA hydratase family protein: MASQIGQPTTIQLTKHIQFAVIIGSGVMGAGIAAHLANAGIRTLMLDIVPKELTAQEEKQGLTLSDPRVRSRIARDNREKLLKQNPAPLASKKLIDFIEVGNLEDDLERLKEADWIVEVVVERLDVKQQLFETIEPFIREDAIVSSNTSGISIEAMREGRSESFNRRFLGTHFFNPPRYLKLLELIPTSDTDPSVVDFMKQFAEERLGKGVVIAKDTPNFIGNRIGTYGLLVTMDEMKKGGYSIGEVDSVTGPLLGRPGSATFRTLDVVGIDTFVHVANNVYDLLPEGEEKETFAVPAEMRRLVEQGSLGAKTGQGFYKKVGKQILELDLETFEYVEKKALTEPSIGQAKALPGAKNKLKAVVFAQDRVGALLWPIHAKTLLYSAQLTGEIADDIKAIDEAMKWGFGWKMGPFETWDALGVEKTVAKMKQDGYAVPAWVDEMLAAGKTSFYDASGRHYDVATKDYVGATVNPKEIRLRDVRKSNGVLLENNGARLLDIGDDVAVLEFTSKSNAIGVDIMQMIEQSVDLVEKNHRGLVIANDGKNFCVGANLAMMLMEAEDENWFELDWIINKFQQSIQKIRYASRPIVAAPQGMTLGGGTEISLPAARLQAGLETYMGLVEVGVGLIPGGGGNVNTYRRLLENTPDGLVNIEKAAQKTFENVAMAKVSKSAFEARELGYVRSIDQISMNRDHLTYDAKQLVLELDRIGYTAPAKAKIPVVGRAGKATLELATREMFYGGYISEHDLKIASKLAHVIAGGNVAFGSHVDEQYMLDIEREAFLSLIGEMKTQQRMQHMLVKGKPLRN, encoded by the coding sequence ATGGCGAGTCAAATCGGTCAGCCGACCACAATCCAGTTGACGAAACACATCCAATTCGCCGTCATCATCGGTTCAGGGGTGATGGGTGCAGGCATCGCGGCACATCTTGCGAATGCTGGCATACGGACATTGATGCTTGATATCGTACCAAAAGAACTTACAGCACAAGAAGAGAAGCAGGGCTTGACGCTGAGTGATCCGCGCGTCCGTTCCCGCATCGCGCGCGATAACCGCGAAAAACTCTTGAAACAAAACCCAGCACCACTGGCGTCGAAGAAATTGATCGACTTCATCGAGGTCGGAAACTTAGAAGACGACTTAGAGCGTTTGAAAGAAGCAGACTGGATCGTTGAAGTCGTTGTCGAACGACTCGATGTCAAACAGCAATTGTTTGAAACGATCGAACCGTTCATTCGGGAAGACGCAATCGTCAGCTCGAACACATCGGGCATTTCGATTGAAGCAATGCGCGAAGGGCGCTCGGAATCGTTCAACCGTCGTTTCCTCGGGACACACTTCTTTAACCCACCACGTTATCTGAAGTTACTCGAGTTGATTCCAACGTCAGACACGGATCCAAGTGTCGTCGACTTCATGAAACAATTCGCAGAAGAACGACTCGGGAAAGGCGTCGTCATCGCGAAGGACACACCGAACTTCATCGGTAACCGAATCGGGACATACGGTCTCCTCGTGACGATGGACGAGATGAAAAAAGGTGGTTATTCGATCGGGGAGGTCGATTCCGTCACCGGTCCATTACTCGGACGTCCAGGGTCAGCGACGTTCCGAACACTCGACGTCGTCGGCATCGACACGTTCGTTCATGTCGCGAACAACGTCTATGACTTGTTGCCAGAAGGCGAAGAGAAGGAGACGTTCGCGGTTCCGGCTGAAATGCGTCGCCTTGTCGAACAAGGGTCGCTCGGTGCGAAGACCGGTCAAGGCTTCTATAAGAAAGTCGGAAAACAGATCCTTGAACTTGATCTTGAGACATTCGAGTACGTTGAAAAGAAAGCGCTTACTGAACCGTCGATCGGACAAGCAAAAGCACTTCCGGGCGCAAAAAACAAACTGAAGGCCGTCGTCTTCGCACAAGATCGTGTCGGTGCGTTACTCTGGCCAATCCACGCGAAAACATTGCTCTATTCGGCACAACTGACAGGCGAGATCGCAGACGACATCAAAGCGATCGACGAAGCAATGAAATGGGGCTTCGGCTGGAAGATGGGACCGTTCGAGACATGGGATGCACTTGGCGTCGAGAAAACGGTCGCGAAGATGAAACAAGATGGATACGCGGTACCGGCATGGGTCGATGAGATGCTCGCAGCAGGAAAGACGAGTTTCTATGATGCATCGGGTCGTCATTATGACGTTGCAACAAAAGACTACGTCGGAGCGACAGTCAATCCGAAGGAAATCCGACTCCGTGATGTTCGGAAGTCAAACGGTGTCTTACTCGAGAATAACGGAGCACGCCTGCTTGATATCGGCGACGATGTCGCAGTCCTCGAGTTTACATCGAAGAGCAACGCGATTGGCGTCGACATCATGCAGATGATCGAACAGTCAGTCGATTTAGTTGAGAAAAACCACCGTGGTCTCGTCATCGCAAACGATGGCAAAAACTTCTGTGTCGGTGCGAACTTAGCGATGATGCTGATGGAAGCAGAAGATGAGAACTGGTTCGAACTCGACTGGATCATCAACAAATTCCAACAATCGATTCAAAAGATTCGTTACGCATCGCGCCCAATCGTCGCTGCACCACAAGGGATGACGCTTGGTGGTGGTACGGAGATCTCGCTTCCGGCAGCTCGTCTGCAAGCTGGTCTTGAAACGTACATGGGACTCGTCGAAGTCGGTGTCGGTCTGATTCCAGGAGGCGGCGGAAACGTCAACACGTATCGTCGACTGTTAGAAAACACACCAGACGGACTCGTCAACATCGAGAAAGCAGCGCAAAAGACATTTGAAAACGTCGCGATGGCAAAAGTCTCAAAATCAGCCTTTGAAGCACGGGAACTCGGATATGTTCGCTCCATTGATCAAATCTCAATGAACCGCGATCACTTGACGTATGATGCGAAACAACTTGTCTTGGAACTTGACCGGATTGGCTACACGGCACCAGCGAAAGCGAAAATTCCAGTCGTTGGTCGCGCCGGTAAAGCGACGCTTGAACTCGCAACACGCGAAATGTTCTACGGCGGTTATATCTCAGAACATGATTTGAAAATCGCAAGTAAACTCGCACACGTCATCGCCGGTGGGAACGTCGCCTTCGGTAGCCACGTCGATGAACAATATATGCTCGACATCGAACGGGAAGCCTTCTTGAGCCTGATCGGTGAGATGAAAACACAACAACGGATGCAGCACATGCTCGTCAAAGGCAAGCCGCTTCGTAACTGA
- a CDS encoding thioredoxin family protein, with the protein MQEVTTVPESGLLYVYAPMCGTCAIAERMLDIVEATDSGQSIQKANGNFIPDFLEEARVMSVPALLRIEENQVVERLYAFQSVQNVFAFCQER; encoded by the coding sequence ATGCAAGAGGTCACGACTGTCCCGGAAAGCGGGTTGTTGTATGTCTATGCACCGATGTGCGGGACATGCGCCATCGCAGAACGCATGCTTGATATCGTCGAAGCTACGGATTCAGGTCAATCGATTCAGAAGGCGAATGGGAATTTCATCCCGGACTTCTTAGAAGAAGCCCGTGTCATGAGCGTGCCCGCTTTATTACGAATTGAGGAAAATCAAGTCGTAGAGCGACTTTATGCCTTCCAGTCCGTCCAAAACGTCTTCGCTTTCTGTCAAGAACGTTAA
- a CDS encoding class I SAM-dependent methyltransferase has translation MSQTEHVWNQKAADWAERADDMWTNGSRKTVLPFLRKMITGGRLLDLGCGDGAACRLLTPDFQTVGLDVSDEMIRIARQKSPEQTFIVGTGEALPFGDYAFDVVLAVNSLEWSTRPVQVLQEIERVAPLVVISLLGPTAAPRQLAYRRLYGEEVAMGNTMMPWELLQLAKERGWTLLDEAVIQKEGAVMTGHRLLDQAHAFSCLFAFQTTTVRER, from the coding sequence ATGAGTCAAACTGAGCACGTATGGAATCAAAAAGCCGCTGACTGGGCGGAGCGCGCTGATGATATGTGGACGAATGGCAGCCGCAAAACCGTTTTACCGTTCTTACGAAAAATGATCACCGGTGGTCGGTTGCTTGATCTCGGTTGTGGCGATGGTGCCGCCTGTCGACTACTGACACCGGACTTTCAAACAGTCGGACTCGATGTCTCTGACGAGATGATTCGAATTGCACGTCAGAAATCACCCGAGCAGACGTTCATCGTCGGAACGGGCGAAGCATTACCATTCGGTGATTATGCGTTTGACGTCGTTCTTGCCGTCAACTCACTCGAATGGTCGACACGTCCCGTCCAAGTACTGCAAGAAATCGAACGCGTTGCCCCACTTGTCGTCATCAGTCTACTCGGTCCGACAGCCGCACCACGGCAACTCGCTTATCGTCGTCTGTATGGCGAGGAAGTCGCAATGGGGAATACGATGATGCCGTGGGAATTGCTACAGCTAGCGAAAGAACGGGGCTGGACGTTACTTGATGAAGCAGTCATCCAAAAAGAAGGCGCCGTCATGACAGGGCATCGCTTACTTGATCAAGCACATGCTTTCTCGTGTTTGTTTGCCTTTCAAACGACGACTGTGAGAGAGCGATAA
- the gcvH gene encoding glycine cleavage system protein GcvH: MSQVKDNLRYSEEHEWVEVSGNKARIGITDFAQHELGDIVFVELPEVGDTISANEPFGSVESVKTVSELYAPISGKVVAINENLSDSPELVNESPFEGAWMVDIEIEDASQVEALMDAAAYKSMINE, from the coding sequence ATGAGTCAAGTAAAAGACAACTTACGCTATTCGGAAGAACATGAATGGGTCGAAGTATCAGGAAACAAAGCGCGCATCGGAATCACGGATTTCGCGCAACACGAACTCGGGGATATCGTCTTCGTCGAATTGCCTGAAGTCGGGGATACAATCTCAGCAAACGAGCCATTCGGTTCAGTCGAGTCGGTCAAGACGGTTTCGGAACTATACGCACCGATCTCTGGTAAAGTCGTTGCCATCAATGAAAACCTTTCGGATTCCCCAGAACTCGTCAACGAGTCACCATTTGAAGGCGCTTGGATGGTCGACATCGAAATCGAAGATGCTTCACAAGTCGAAGCATTGATGGACGCTGCAGCGTACAAATCGATGATCAACGAGTAA
- a CDS encoding class I SAM-dependent methyltransferase, producing MTVRFMDVFTEWASTYDETVTGHDPEYKEVFRRYDEILDTVADKAQSPVIEFGAGTGNLTQRLLTRHDAVLAVEPSPEMRAILTEKIPSLDVQDGHFLSFEAKEASSFVSTYAFHHLTDEEKGEAIDLMASHLPKDGKIVYADTMFVSEEARLQTIREARAQGFDALAEDLEREFYPLIPVMEELFTARGFTVKFIQYNHFVWLVEAEKMGE from the coding sequence ATGACAGTACGTTTTATGGATGTTTTCACAGAATGGGCATCGACGTATGACGAGACAGTAACCGGGCACGATCCGGAGTATAAGGAAGTCTTTCGTCGATACGATGAAATTTTGGATACAGTAGCGGATAAAGCGCAGTCGCCGGTCATTGAATTCGGAGCAGGCACAGGGAACCTGACACAACGTCTTCTGACACGTCATGACGCCGTACTTGCCGTCGAACCAAGTCCGGAGATGCGGGCGATTTTGACGGAAAAGATTCCATCGCTTGATGTACAGGACGGTCACTTCCTCTCGTTCGAAGCGAAGGAAGCAAGCAGTTTCGTCTCCACTTATGCGTTTCATCATCTAACGGATGAGGAAAAGGGAGAAGCAATCGATCTGATGGCGTCACATTTACCGAAAGACGGAAAAATCGTCTACGCGGATACGATGTTCGTCTCAGAAGAGGCACGCCTGCAAACAATCCGCGAAGCGCGCGCACAAGGGTTTGATGCGTTAGCAGAAGATCTCGAACGCGAGTTTTACCCGTTGATTCCAGTCATGGAAGAATTGTTTACAGCACGGGGATTCACTGTTAAATTTATACAATACAATCACTTCGTCTGGCTCGTAGAAGCCGAGAAAATGGGGGAATAA
- a CDS encoding acyl-CoA dehydrogenase family protein: MSQTTNELIKGGSFVLDELAPERLFTPEDFSEEHKMVGDMTAKFVEDRVVPVLDRIEKHEFELSVGLLREAGELGLLGADVPEAYGGYQMDKISSSIITEKFARGRSFALSYGAHVGIGSLPIVFFGNEEQKHKYLPKLASGEWIASYALTEPGSGSDALGAKTTAVLNEAGTHYILNGEKQWITNAGFASLFVVYAKIDGDKFTAFLVEGSYPGVSTGVEEQKMGIKGSSTRTLILQDAEVPVDNVLGEIGRGHVIAFNILNVGRYKLAVGAVGSSKRAIDLAVQYSNERKQFKTPISSFPLIQEKLATMAAQTYAMESSVYRTGGLFQDSLDQLSEEESKDGKKIADAIAEYAIECSMNKVFASETFDYVIDEAVQIHGGYGFMAEYEVENMYRDSRINRIFEGTNEINRLLVPGTLLKKAMKGELPLLAEAQRLQQEVMSFMPTEIGTAPLDRERHLLAMMKKIFLLTAGTAVQKYQDKLQGEQEILANTADIMSAIYALESAIVRTDKAIADKGIEKSELKVRYTEVFAQQAFEAVERDAKETLYAAASGDELRMLLSALKKFSRYQPINVIGTKRDIAKRLIESNKYTV, from the coding sequence ATGAGCCAAACGACAAACGAATTAATCAAAGGTGGCAGTTTTGTATTAGATGAGTTAGCACCAGAACGTCTTTTCACACCAGAGGATTTCTCAGAAGAACACAAAATGGTTGGTGATATGACAGCGAAGTTCGTCGAAGATCGTGTCGTTCCTGTCCTTGACCGGATCGAAAAACACGAGTTCGAACTGTCGGTCGGTCTACTCCGTGAAGCAGGCGAGCTTGGTTTACTCGGTGCAGATGTTCCGGAAGCATACGGCGGCTATCAGATGGATAAGATTTCGTCTTCGATCATCACGGAGAAGTTCGCGCGTGGTCGTTCATTCGCCCTCAGCTACGGCGCACACGTCGGAATCGGTTCGTTGCCAATCGTCTTCTTCGGTAACGAAGAGCAAAAGCATAAATATTTGCCGAAACTCGCTTCAGGGGAGTGGATCGCTTCGTACGCATTGACAGAGCCAGGCTCTGGTTCGGATGCCCTCGGTGCTAAAACGACAGCTGTCTTGAATGAAGCAGGAACGCACTACATCCTAAACGGTGAAAAACAATGGATCACGAACGCTGGTTTCGCAAGCTTGTTCGTCGTCTACGCAAAAATCGACGGTGACAAGTTCACAGCCTTCCTCGTTGAAGGATCATATCCAGGCGTCTCGACAGGCGTCGAGGAGCAGAAGATGGGAATCAAAGGGTCATCGACACGGACGTTGATCTTACAAGATGCAGAAGTACCAGTCGATAACGTCCTTGGTGAGATTGGACGCGGCCACGTCATCGCCTTTAACATCTTGAACGTCGGTCGTTATAAATTAGCTGTTGGTGCTGTTGGTTCGTCAAAACGGGCGATCGATCTCGCCGTTCAGTACTCGAACGAACGTAAGCAGTTCAAAACACCAATCAGCTCGTTCCCATTGATTCAAGAAAAACTCGCGACGATGGCAGCACAGACGTATGCGATGGAAAGTTCAGTCTATCGGACAGGTGGTCTGTTCCAAGATAGCCTTGATCAGCTGTCGGAAGAAGAGAGCAAAGACGGTAAGAAAATCGCCGATGCCATCGCTGAGTATGCGATTGAATGCTCGATGAACAAAGTCTTTGCTTCGGAAACATTTGATTACGTTATCGACGAAGCAGTTCAGATTCACGGTGGTTACGGCTTCATGGCAGAATATGAAGTCGAGAACATGTACCGCGATTCACGGATCAACCGGATCTTCGAAGGAACGAACGAAATCAACCGTCTCCTCGTACCAGGAACATTGCTGAAGAAAGCGATGAAAGGCGAGTTGCCATTGCTTGCGGAAGCACAGCGTCTGCAACAAGAAGTGATGAGCTTCATGCCGACAGAAATCGGAACAGCACCACTTGATCGCGAACGTCATTTACTTGCGATGATGAAAAAAATCTTCTTGTTGACTGCCGGAACAGCGGTCCAGAAATACCAGGACAAACTCCAAGGCGAGCAAGAGATCTTAGCGAATACAGCCGACATCATGAGTGCAATCTATGCGCTTGAGTCAGCGATCGTCCGGACGGACAAAGCGATTGCCGATAAAGGCATCGAGAAGAGCGAACTGAAAGTCCGTTATACGGAAGTCTTCGCGCAACAAGCATTCGAAGCTGTCGAGCGTGACGCGAAAGAGACTCTTTACGCGGCAGCAAGCGGCGACGAACTTCGGATGTTGCTCTCAGCGCTCAAAAAATTCAGCCGTTACCAGCCGATCAACGTCATCGGTACAAAACGCGACATCGCAAAACGTCTCATCGAGTCAAACAAATATACGGTCTAA
- a CDS encoding arsenate reductase family protein, with the protein MTTTVTMYGYPKCSTCVKAKKALEQHGVEVDYKHIVEETPSAATIQELHQKSGEPLKKFFNTSGQSYRSQGIKDKLPTLSEDEQYKLLASDGMLLKRPIVTDGKDVTIGFKEELYQGKWY; encoded by the coding sequence ATGACAACAACAGTCACGATGTACGGCTATCCGAAATGTAGTACGTGCGTCAAAGCAAAAAAAGCACTCGAACAGCACGGTGTCGAAGTCGATTACAAACATATCGTCGAGGAGACACCGTCTGCAGCAACGATTCAGGAGCTCCATCAAAAAAGTGGGGAGCCGTTGAAGAAATTCTTCAACACGAGCGGTCAATCGTATCGTTCGCAAGGTATTAAGGACAAACTTCCTACGTTATCGGAAGACGAGCAATACAAGTTGCTCGCAAGTGACGGCATGTTGCTGAAACGTCCAATCGTTACCGACGGGAAAGACGTCACGATTGGCTTCAAAGAAGAATTGTATCAAGGAAAATGGTATTAA
- a CDS encoding acetyl-CoA C-acetyltransferase, whose product MKEAVIVAGARTPVGKAKKGAFKSMRSDELAGIAIQETLKRSGYTGAVDDVILGCALPEAEQGMNIARYASVLGGLSHEVPAITINRYCSSGLQSIADAAMKIMTGQATAVVAGGLESMSQVPMPGHVVRPNPSIVDTAPEYYMSMGHTAEQVAATYNVSREDQDAFALKSHQKAAAAIAAGKFAEEIVPVTVTEQFVNDELKIEEKTFVVEHDEGVRPDSSPEGLAKLRPAFRLGGSVTAGNSSQTSDGAAAVLVMEREEAERQGLPILGKFKSFAVGGVRPEVMGIGPVVAIPKALELAGITLEDVGLIELNEAFASQSLGVIRELGLNEDIVNVNGGAIALGHPLGCTGTKLTLTLLHEMKRRNVQYGVVSMCIGGGMGAAGVFELVEGGTGQ is encoded by the coding sequence ATGAAGGAAGCAGTAATCGTCGCCGGTGCACGAACACCGGTCGGAAAAGCAAAAAAGGGCGCATTCAAGTCAATGCGCTCGGATGAATTAGCAGGCATCGCCATCCAGGAAACGTTGAAACGGTCCGGTTACACGGGAGCGGTCGATGACGTCATCCTCGGATGTGCCTTACCGGAAGCAGAGCAAGGGATGAACATCGCCCGGTACGCTTCAGTCCTTGGTGGATTATCACACGAGGTACCGGCAATCACAATAAACCGGTACTGCTCAAGTGGTTTACAATCGATTGCTGACGCGGCAATGAAAATCATGACGGGTCAAGCAACCGCTGTCGTCGCCGGTGGACTCGAATCTATGAGTCAAGTCCCGATGCCGGGTCACGTCGTCCGACCTAATCCGTCGATCGTCGATACGGCACCGGAGTACTACATGAGCATGGGGCATACAGCGGAGCAAGTCGCTGCAACCTACAATGTCTCACGAGAAGATCAAGATGCCTTTGCACTAAAGAGTCACCAAAAGGCAGCAGCCGCAATCGCAGCTGGTAAGTTTGCTGAAGAAATCGTCCCAGTGACGGTGACGGAACAATTCGTCAACGATGAACTGAAAATCGAAGAGAAGACATTCGTCGTCGAGCACGATGAAGGCGTTCGTCCAGATTCGTCTCCTGAAGGTCTTGCGAAACTTCGCCCAGCATTCCGCCTTGGCGGAAGCGTCACGGCAGGAAACTCTTCGCAGACGTCAGACGGCGCAGCTGCCGTCCTCGTCATGGAACGGGAAGAGGCAGAACGCCAAGGCTTACCGATTCTCGGCAAGTTCAAATCGTTCGCTGTCGGTGGTGTCCGTCCGGAAGTCATGGGTATCGGACCGGTTGTCGCGATTCCGAAGGCGCTCGAACTCGCAGGCATCACGCTTGAGGACGTCGGTTTAATCGAGTTGAACGAAGCGTTCGCTTCGCAGTCGCTCGGAGTCATCCGTGAGCTTGGACTAAATGAAGACATCGTCAACGTCAACGGTGGAGCAATTGCCCTCGGTCATCCACTCGGTTGTACAGGAACGAAATTGACATTAACGCTCTTGCATGAAATGAAACGCCGGAATGTCCAGTATGGTGTCGTCTCGATGTGTATCGGTGGCGGAATGGGCGCAGCAGGTGTATTCGAACTAGTTGAAGGAGGAACAGGACAATGA